One genomic window of Corynebacterium pseudotuberculosis includes the following:
- a CDS encoding type B 50S ribosomal protein L31, translated as MKKDIHPDYHPVVFQDAGTGHQFLTRSTASSDRTVAWEDGNEYPLIVVDVTSESHPFWTGAQRVMDTAGRVEKFQRRFGGMARRKKKA; from the coding sequence ATGAAGAAAGACATTCATCCTGACTACCACCCGGTAGTTTTTCAAGATGCAGGTACTGGTCACCAGTTCCTGACTCGTTCGACCGCTTCTAGCGACCGTACGGTTGCATGGGAAGACGGCAACGAGTACCCGCTGATCGTCGTGGACGTCACCAGCGAGTCTCACCCATTCTGGACCGGTGCACAGCGCGTTATGGATACGGCTGGCCGCGTCGAGAAGTTCCAGCGTCGTTTCGGTGGCATGGCCCGCCGTAAGAAGAAGGCTTAA
- the rpsN gene encoding 30S ribosomal protein S14: MAKKSKIAKNEQRKEIVARYAERRNELKAIIKNPNTSDEDRMDAQFELNRQPRDASPARVRNRDSRDGRPRGFLRKFGVSRVRMREMAHRGELPGVRKSSW, from the coding sequence ATGGCTAAGAAGTCCAAGATCGCCAAGAACGAGCAGCGCAAGGAAATCGTCGCCCGCTACGCGGAGCGCCGTAACGAGCTCAAGGCAATCATCAAGAACCCGAATACCTCTGATGAGGACCGTATGGACGCACAGTTCGAGCTGAACCGTCAGCCTCGCGATGCTTCTCCAGCACGTGTCCGCAACCGCGACTCACGCGATGGACGCCCCCGCGGCTTTCTGCGTAAGTTCGGTGTATCCCGTGTCCGTATGCGCGAGATGGCTCACCGTGGTGAGCTTCCGGGCGTCCGTAAGTCCAGCTGGTAA
- a CDS encoding putative nucleotidyltransferase substrate binding domain-containing protein produces the protein MHESLTELSELAPQCADAPTARGLLTEGQDLVRNAIAHGERPQALIEWFSRLVSDVLHSEGIAEITGGAQIVLTGAIGRGDALPASPIKWLTVGSDEVTTAELDSLLTNVGLITEQTRFGHQPRSKSEWCGMIANADGPELAIFADAGSWCLQEVITHADHRLLLIDAINQRPPALRLHEGLPDKDVPVDVRQDLLYPIIAIARWASVAAGSTEVSTRRRINAGVEAGLLSQTQADFLRQAWESGLDLQFKRWTDRVHSHKTTVDTLPAIQRSIFGASSRMVSDVARVLAAEYDVQLV, from the coding sequence ATGCACGAGTCCTTAACCGAGCTTTCCGAGCTAGCGCCACAATGCGCTGACGCACCTACAGCACGAGGCCTCTTAACTGAAGGCCAAGATCTGGTGCGTAATGCAATCGCGCACGGTGAACGCCCCCAAGCGCTTATCGAGTGGTTCTCTCGACTCGTCTCTGATGTACTGCACAGCGAAGGGATAGCAGAGATCACCGGGGGCGCCCAGATTGTTCTCACTGGCGCTATCGGCCGTGGCGATGCGTTACCCGCTTCCCCCATCAAGTGGCTCACTGTTGGCTCTGATGAAGTGACTACGGCAGAACTTGATTCCCTACTCACCAATGTCGGCCTGATCACCGAGCAAACCCGCTTTGGGCACCAACCTCGTTCCAAGAGCGAATGGTGCGGAATGATTGCCAACGCAGACGGACCGGAACTTGCTATCTTTGCAGACGCGGGTTCTTGGTGCTTACAGGAAGTCATTACTCACGCAGATCACAGGCTTTTGCTTATCGACGCCATCAATCAGCGTCCACCAGCGTTACGCCTTCATGAGGGGCTTCCCGACAAGGACGTTCCTGTTGATGTACGTCAAGACCTCTTATACCCGATCATTGCCATCGCGCGTTGGGCTAGTGTTGCAGCTGGTTCCACGGAGGTCTCCACGCGCCGTCGAATTAACGCTGGCGTAGAAGCCGGCCTCCTGTCACAAACTCAGGCGGATTTCCTCCGCCAAGCGTGGGAGAGCGGTCTTGATCTCCAGTTCAAGCGGTGGACGGACCGCGTTCATTCCCACAAAACAACTGTAGATACCCTCCCTGCGATTCAGCGCAGTATTTTTGGGGCTTCGTCTCGAATGGTGTCAGATGTAGCCCGCGTGCTCGCTGCCGAATATGATGTGCAACTAGTTTAG
- a CDS encoding HpcH/HpaI aldolase/citrate lyase family protein, which translates to MHTDSLELAGPAILFAPADRAEIIPKAAERADLVILDLEDGAGDVNRESAYQNIKNAHLDPATTFVRVVGPSDEHYHQDIAFVRETEYRNVIVPKVGTRLPKNLDGFNVVPIIETPAALINIQHFAEHPLVVGLYWGADDLTIGLGGAYSRQRNDEPTPGRYRETMAYARSQTLIHAAAAGKWAMDAVYQDFSDQDGLYLEALDSARMGFALYPCIHPRQVEVVRRAFYPGEEQITWARRIAEESQRHSGAFKLDGEMVDTPLITLAFNLLNRIKE; encoded by the coding sequence ATGCATACTGATTCTCTCGAACTTGCTGGTCCTGCGATTCTCTTTGCTCCAGCTGATCGTGCCGAAATCATCCCAAAGGCCGCAGAACGTGCTGATTTAGTGATCCTGGACCTAGAAGACGGTGCTGGAGACGTTAACCGGGAATCTGCATACCAAAATATTAAAAATGCACATCTTGATCCAGCAACCACCTTTGTTCGGGTGGTGGGTCCTTCCGATGAGCATTATCATCAGGACATCGCTTTTGTAAGGGAAACGGAATACCGTAACGTTATCGTTCCTAAGGTCGGGACCCGGTTGCCTAAGAACCTAGATGGCTTTAACGTGGTCCCTATCATTGAGACTCCCGCGGCATTAATCAATATTCAGCACTTTGCTGAGCATCCGCTTGTAGTCGGGCTATATTGGGGTGCCGACGACTTAACAATAGGGCTTGGGGGCGCGTACTCGCGGCAGCGTAATGACGAACCCACTCCCGGGCGTTACAGAGAGACCATGGCGTATGCGCGTTCACAGACATTGATTCATGCTGCAGCAGCAGGAAAATGGGCGATGGACGCCGTCTATCAGGATTTCTCTGATCAAGACGGGCTTTACCTAGAGGCTTTAGACTCGGCGCGGATGGGGTTCGCGCTTTACCCTTGCATTCACCCTCGACAAGTGGAAGTGGTAAGACGAGCCTTTTATCCGGGGGAAGAACAAATTACATGGGCGCGGCGGATCGCTGAGGAATCCCAGCGACATTCTGGAGCATTTAAGCTTGATGGAGAAATGGTGGATACGCCTCTCATCACCTTGGCTTTTAACCTGCTTAATCGCATAAAAGAATAA
- the rpsR gene encoding 30S ribosomal protein S18 produces MKHNNMKKARMEQSRRPKKNPLKAAGIEKVDYKDINTLRQFISDRHKIRSRRVTGLTPQQQRQVATAVKNAREMALLPFTSR; encoded by the coding sequence ATGAAGCACAATAACATGAAGAAGGCGCGGATGGAGCAGTCCCGCCGCCCCAAGAAGAACCCTCTCAAGGCCGCAGGCATCGAGAAGGTGGACTACAAGGATATCAACACCCTTCGCCAGTTCATCTCCGATCGCCACAAGATCCGCTCACGTCGTGTGACCGGACTTACTCCGCAGCAGCAGCGTCAGGTTGCAACTGCGGTTAAGAACGCTCGCGAGATGGCTCTCCTGCCGTTCACCAGCCGCTAA
- a CDS encoding TetR/AcrR family transcriptional regulator, with amino-acid sequence MAGAVGRPRKNSPRRRGSTAREEILDASSELFTVQGFATTSTHQIADAVGIRQASLYYHFPSKTEIFLTLLNSTVEPSTVLAADLGEAEVPAPLRLWALTAAECRLLLSTRWNVGRLYQLPVAASPEFSEYHAQRTQLRQIFHDIAAEIAGSDDPRVDLPFHIAVSVIEMRPNNGIVPEPLKNDSLPSLAIMLADAALAVVGAELPVDRVERTMELLAAVDKKHSEA; translated from the coding sequence ATGGCAGGAGCTGTTGGACGCCCTCGGAAAAATAGCCCGCGTCGCCGTGGCAGCACGGCACGCGAAGAGATTTTGGATGCCTCGTCGGAGCTTTTTACTGTCCAAGGATTTGCTACGACCTCCACTCACCAAATTGCAGACGCAGTCGGTATCCGACAAGCCTCTTTGTACTACCACTTTCCTTCTAAAACTGAAATATTTCTCACTCTGCTTAACTCCACAGTTGAGCCTTCCACTGTATTAGCTGCCGATTTAGGTGAGGCCGAGGTCCCCGCACCACTACGTTTGTGGGCCCTTACTGCCGCCGAATGCCGCCTGCTGTTATCCACTCGGTGGAATGTGGGCAGGCTTTACCAGCTCCCTGTTGCGGCATCACCCGAATTCTCTGAATACCACGCGCAGCGTACCCAACTGCGGCAAATATTCCACGATATCGCCGCAGAAATCGCTGGCTCCGATGACCCTCGGGTTGATCTCCCCTTCCATATCGCAGTGTCTGTCATTGAGATGCGGCCAAACAATGGCATTGTCCCAGAACCGCTTAAGAACGATAGCCTGCCGTCTTTGGCTATTATGCTTGCCGACGCCGCCCTCGCCGTCGTAGGCGCCGAGCTCCCCGTAGACCGGGTAGAACGTACGATGGAGCTCCTAGCCGCCGTAGACAAGAAGCATTCTGAAGCTTAA
- the rpmG gene encoding 50S ribosomal protein L33 encodes MARNDIRPIIKLKSTAGTGYTYVTRKNKRNNPDRISLMKYDPVVRKHVEFREER; translated from the coding sequence ATGGCACGTAACGATATCCGTCCGATCATCAAGCTGAAGTCTACGGCTGGCACCGGTTACACCTATGTCACCCGTAAGAACAAGCGAAACAACCCCGATCGCATCTCTTTGATGAAGTACGATCCGGTGGTCCGCAAGCACGTCGAATTCCGCGAGGAGCGATAA
- a CDS encoding MogA/MoaB family molybdenum cofactor biosynthesis protein — MSTTIDGIPTPELINRDILDIGEPDEEFFRAHEAEDTVFFDAPRRALVVLVSDHTISSGEDTGRLLTELLTEASFSVDGIVSVKSKETQIRKAIETGVVGGVDLVLTVGGTGVGPRDRTPEATRDVLDQNVPGIAQALRSSGLACGAVDACVSRGISGVSGSTVIVNLAPSRAAIRDGMATLAPLVHHLINQLRSYSVD, encoded by the coding sequence ATGAGCACAACTATTGATGGAATCCCCACACCAGAGCTCATTAATCGCGATATTTTAGATATCGGCGAGCCTGATGAGGAGTTTTTTCGTGCACATGAGGCTGAAGACACAGTATTTTTTGATGCACCCCGTCGCGCTTTAGTAGTACTGGTCAGCGACCATACTATTAGCTCAGGTGAAGATACTGGCCGACTTCTTACAGAGTTGCTGACTGAGGCTAGCTTTAGCGTTGACGGGATAGTGTCCGTAAAATCAAAGGAGACACAAATCCGCAAAGCTATTGAGACCGGCGTGGTCGGGGGAGTAGATCTGGTACTCACAGTAGGTGGTACGGGTGTCGGCCCTCGTGACAGAACTCCTGAAGCTACACGGGATGTGCTGGATCAAAACGTGCCGGGTATCGCGCAGGCTTTGAGATCCTCTGGCTTAGCCTGCGGCGCGGTAGATGCTTGCGTATCTCGTGGAATTTCCGGGGTATCAGGCTCGACGGTAATTGTGAACCTCGCGCCTTCCCGGGCAGCGATTAGGGACGGCATGGCCACCCTGGCTCCTCTTGTCCACCACCTGATTAACCAACTACGCAGCTACTCTGTTGATTAA
- a CDS encoding HAMP domain-containing sensor histidine kinase, with protein sequence MILRRPEFSLGSDSSSILGVDDRPKTVTGSDTPLKWRITLLTASMVAIAVGMMMIAAYWSVSAALRGSVDNSLDAKASAMLERSTDPAFFNSLESEVERFKNYNPDTRISISAPGWTHAVGDKLPVLSEKAQTEGYRVSTVSGERVLVKRSNIGATVMLARDMTQTNRMITTLGIALLVVAGLGVLLAFGTGVVVSSTVFRPISRLRNAVRYITETDDLRPIEVSGNDEIAQLANNFNEMLEALRKSRQRQTELVADAGHELKTPLTSMRTNIELLMMMQNSDSHRVSLEDKRALQGDVIAQMEELSTLIGDLVDLARQDTPEKALEEVDLVDVIDASLARVRRRRSDVEFEMSTIPWYLDGDSFALGRAILNLLDNAAKWSPKGGTVRLNMEQHDAHTVCIMVADSGPGIPVEDREKVFDRFYRSVQARSTPGSGLGLAIVQSTIERHGGSIVAGESEDGGALMTVLLPGFPDDDELSEYRKQLIQRSGKMPSTLEEMRRLRHAKHPERRGKS encoded by the coding sequence GTGATCCTTCGACGCCCCGAATTTAGCTTGGGGTCAGATTCCTCAAGCATTCTGGGCGTAGATGACCGTCCTAAGACTGTCACCGGAAGTGATACTCCGCTAAAGTGGCGGATTACTTTGCTCACAGCTTCAATGGTGGCGATTGCCGTTGGAATGATGATGATCGCTGCCTACTGGAGCGTGTCTGCGGCATTGCGTGGATCAGTAGATAACTCCTTGGACGCTAAAGCATCTGCGATGTTGGAGCGTTCTACTGATCCTGCCTTCTTCAATTCCCTGGAATCTGAAGTCGAGCGTTTTAAGAATTACAATCCGGATACTCGCATTTCTATCTCCGCTCCAGGATGGACTCATGCAGTAGGCGATAAGCTTCCAGTCCTTTCTGAAAAGGCTCAGACTGAAGGCTATCGGGTGAGCACAGTGAGCGGGGAGCGCGTGTTAGTAAAGCGCTCTAATATCGGTGCAACGGTAATGCTGGCGCGAGATATGACGCAGACTAACCGGATGATTACTACTTTAGGTATTGCTCTTCTCGTAGTGGCAGGTCTTGGTGTGCTTCTTGCCTTTGGTACAGGAGTAGTGGTGTCTTCGACTGTGTTTCGTCCGATTTCTCGTTTACGCAATGCAGTCCGATACATTACGGAAACGGATGATCTACGTCCTATTGAGGTCTCGGGTAACGATGAGATCGCGCAGTTGGCTAATAATTTCAACGAGATGTTGGAGGCCTTGCGCAAGTCGAGGCAACGGCAAACTGAATTGGTTGCAGATGCCGGACATGAACTAAAGACCCCTCTTACTTCTATGCGCACCAACATTGAATTGCTGATGATGATGCAGAATTCGGATAGCCACCGGGTTTCCTTAGAAGATAAGCGGGCACTTCAGGGAGATGTGATTGCTCAGATGGAAGAGCTCTCTACTCTCATCGGGGATCTGGTAGATCTGGCACGCCAGGACACACCAGAAAAAGCCCTGGAAGAAGTGGATTTGGTTGATGTTATCGATGCCTCATTGGCGCGAGTCCGTCGTCGTCGCTCGGATGTTGAGTTTGAGATGTCTACGATTCCTTGGTACCTCGATGGCGATAGCTTTGCTTTAGGGCGAGCTATTCTTAATCTCTTGGATAACGCTGCTAAATGGTCTCCTAAAGGCGGCACCGTTCGCCTGAATATGGAACAGCATGACGCTCATACTGTGTGCATCATGGTTGCCGATTCCGGTCCGGGAATTCCCGTTGAAGACCGTGAGAAGGTCTTTGATCGTTTTTATCGTTCAGTGCAGGCTCGATCAACTCCGGGCTCGGGGCTTGGTCTAGCAATTGTTCAATCGACGATTGAACGCCACGGTGGGTCTATCGTTGCTGGGGAATCTGAAGACGGTGGAGCATTGATGACTGTTCTTCTCCCTGGATTCCCTGACGATGATGAGCTTTCCGAATACCGGAAACAGTTGATTCAACGCTCGGGAAAAATGCCTTCGACGCTGGAAGAAATGCGCCGGTTACGGCATGCAAAACATCCAGAACGTCGAGGAAAGAGTTAA
- a CDS encoding response regulator transcription factor — MKIVVVDDEQAVRESLRRSLSFNGYDVFLAEDGVQALEVIEKEQPELVILDVMMPRMDGLEVCRTLRSAGDDRPILVLTARDGVSDRVAGLDAGADDYLPKPFALEELLARVRSLLRRAAADAVGGPSQGELTFDDLKLNPDTRDVTRGGRHISLTRTEFALLQLLMANARRVLSRSTILEEVWGYDFPTSGNALEVYIGYLRRKTESEGEPRLIHTVRGVGYVLRDTAP; from the coding sequence ATGAAAATTGTTGTGGTGGATGACGAACAAGCGGTTCGTGAATCCCTGCGTCGGTCGTTGTCCTTCAACGGATACGACGTATTCCTCGCTGAAGATGGTGTTCAAGCTCTTGAAGTAATCGAGAAAGAGCAACCGGAACTTGTCATTCTTGATGTCATGATGCCTCGGATGGACGGCCTTGAGGTCTGCCGCACTCTGCGCAGTGCTGGAGACGACCGTCCTATCTTAGTCCTCACTGCCCGTGACGGGGTCTCTGATCGTGTAGCTGGTCTGGATGCCGGAGCAGATGATTATCTTCCTAAGCCTTTCGCTTTGGAGGAATTGCTTGCTCGGGTTCGGTCTTTGCTACGCCGTGCAGCTGCTGACGCAGTCGGTGGACCCAGCCAGGGAGAGCTCACCTTTGATGATCTTAAGCTGAACCCAGACACCCGCGATGTAACCCGTGGGGGACGGCATATTAGCTTAACCCGTACAGAGTTTGCGCTGCTACAGCTGCTGATGGCTAATGCACGTCGAGTTCTCAGCCGCTCAACAATTCTTGAGGAAGTCTGGGGTTACGATTTCCCAACTTCAGGTAATGCTCTTGAGGTGTATATCGGTTACCTGCGTCGCAAGACTGAATCTGAGGGCGAGCCCCGCCTGATTCACACTGTACGCGGCGTTGGTTATGTTTTGAGGGACACTGCACCGTGA
- a CDS encoding S1C family serine protease produces the protein MTNQFGTDNTNNSDRDPRTAMNNSEQNPQTGQNNSYQPNPYIGGNSEKPMPTHETREFDRVHNPYAVNASSTTGGPAVSNTAPEGATGGGAAHSQGFSQGVPQHMLGDEPPVMEQPVKEKKAIGLGAATALALVAAVAAGSITGVYASKVNTGSTKSTVVESLKQPVADTTNKTAPAGSVQSVASQVLPSVVSIMVTSEAGVSEGSGSIISEDGYVMTNNHVVAQANSNRAKVSVTMNDGSTHDAEFVAGDPNTDVAVIKIKGASGLPVMNFGDSSKLQVGQQVVAIGSPLGLSATVTSGIVSALNRPVRAGGSETGQSSLIDAVQTDAAINPGNSGGPLVDSEGKQIGINSVIASLSQRQSQSGAQAGSIGLGFAIPSNFARRVAAQLIETGKATQPMIGIQLVSNARVKGAVIADVTEGAPGSKAGLKPGEIITKINGRVVDSADALIAAVRSSDFGSTVKLTVVDENGENSRSVDVTLTSE, from the coding sequence ATGACTAATCAATTTGGCACCGATAACACTAATAACTCTGACCGCGACCCTCGCACTGCAATGAACAACAGCGAGCAGAATCCACAAACTGGACAAAATAATAGCTATCAACCCAATCCTTATATTGGGGGCAACTCAGAGAAGCCAATGCCTACGCATGAGACTCGGGAATTTGATCGAGTTCACAACCCCTATGCTGTCAATGCTTCTTCAACTACTGGTGGTCCTGCCGTATCGAACACGGCACCCGAGGGGGCCACAGGCGGAGGAGCCGCCCACTCTCAGGGCTTCTCACAGGGAGTACCGCAACACATGTTGGGCGATGAGCCGCCAGTGATGGAACAACCTGTTAAGGAGAAAAAGGCAATCGGATTGGGCGCTGCAACGGCACTTGCGTTAGTCGCAGCGGTAGCAGCTGGGTCTATTACTGGCGTTTATGCTTCAAAAGTAAATACTGGCAGTACTAAATCTACCGTTGTGGAATCCCTAAAACAGCCTGTCGCCGATACCACAAATAAAACTGCTCCTGCAGGCTCAGTGCAGTCGGTAGCTTCTCAGGTTCTGCCTTCTGTGGTGTCTATCATGGTGACCTCGGAGGCAGGAGTTTCCGAAGGCTCTGGCTCTATTATCTCGGAAGACGGTTATGTTATGACCAATAACCATGTGGTGGCGCAGGCCAACTCAAACCGAGCTAAAGTTTCTGTGACCATGAATGATGGCTCTACTCACGACGCTGAATTTGTCGCGGGCGATCCCAATACTGATGTGGCAGTGATAAAGATTAAGGGCGCATCGGGGCTACCGGTGATGAATTTTGGTGATTCGAGCAAACTGCAAGTGGGACAACAAGTTGTTGCAATTGGTTCTCCTCTTGGATTATCCGCAACGGTGACTTCCGGCATCGTTTCGGCTCTTAACCGTCCTGTGCGCGCTGGCGGATCTGAGACTGGGCAGTCTTCGCTTATCGACGCAGTCCAAACCGATGCCGCAATTAACCCAGGTAACTCCGGAGGCCCCCTTGTAGATTCCGAGGGCAAGCAGATCGGCATAAATTCTGTTATTGCGTCTTTAAGTCAGCGACAGTCGCAGTCAGGTGCTCAGGCAGGATCTATTGGGCTTGGCTTTGCTATCCCCTCTAATTTTGCACGACGTGTCGCTGCGCAGTTGATTGAGACAGGCAAGGCTACACAGCCGATGATTGGCATTCAGTTAGTCTCTAATGCACGGGTCAAGGGCGCCGTTATCGCAGACGTAACGGAAGGCGCTCCAGGAAGTAAAGCAGGCTTAAAGCCTGGTGAAATCATCACCAAGATCAACGGCCGTGTTGTGGATAGCGCAGACGCGCTTATTGCCGCAGTGCGTAGCAGTGATTTTGGTTCCACGGTTAAACTGACAGTAGTTGATGAAAACGGCGAGAATTCACGATCTGTAGACGTGACGCTGACTAGTGAGTAG
- a CDS encoding 5-formyltetrahydrofolate cyclo-ligase, producing the protein MPAGQFDADKAQDLASQKQQKRRELSLARQQLRLSQRESFNNAIKEHLAVLVKNLGATKLAAYCADQQEPGGEGLVTALFNLGITLWLPVSRPHGILEWGQYTHPGSLRPGALGILEPQGPYKHSHDILPTLDLIVVPALGATPEGIRIGKGAGYYDRALEDSRTPTVALLFDSEIDPAIPHESHDARTDFIITPSGTSTRQ; encoded by the coding sequence ATGCCAGCTGGACAGTTCGATGCCGATAAAGCACAGGATCTTGCCTCCCAGAAGCAACAGAAACGCCGGGAACTCTCTCTCGCGCGCCAGCAACTTCGCCTCTCACAACGGGAAAGCTTTAACAACGCAATTAAGGAACACCTAGCTGTTTTGGTAAAGAATCTAGGCGCCACAAAGCTTGCAGCCTACTGCGCGGACCAGCAAGAACCAGGTGGGGAGGGACTAGTGACGGCACTTTTCAATCTCGGTATAACTCTATGGTTACCGGTCTCCCGCCCCCATGGAATCTTAGAATGGGGCCAATACACACATCCAGGTTCACTTAGACCTGGAGCTTTAGGAATTCTCGAACCTCAGGGGCCATATAAACATAGCCACGATATCTTGCCTACCTTGGACCTTATCGTCGTTCCAGCCCTCGGGGCTACGCCCGAAGGAATACGTATTGGCAAAGGCGCTGGATATTACGACCGAGCCTTGGAAGACTCCCGTACCCCTACCGTCGCGCTGCTCTTCGATTCCGAGATAGACCCCGCTATCCCCCACGAGTCCCACGACGCGCGCACTGACTTCATCATCACCCCCTCAGGAACCAGCACCCGCCAATAA
- a CDS encoding amino acid ABC transporter permease, translating into MSVRATVLYDAPGPNALRRNALYTVLTVIVAIALIGWVLVALHSKGQLDAVKWAPFIDPRTWNTYLLPGLVGTLKSAFSSVILAIILGVLLGLGRLSRRRSLRWICAAITEFFRAVPVLLLIIFSYQALAMYKVVPPRELAFTAVVFSLTMYNGAVIAEILRAGIRALPRGQTEAAQALGLGHWQTMQKILLPQAVAAMLPALIAQAVIALKDSALGYQIGYVEIVRQGIQSSATNRNYLPSLIVVAILMILINYSLTVLAERVERQLRAGRARRNILAKVPEHPHQGLTTKDNAYADWHDPGHQEIKNPAE; encoded by the coding sequence ATGAGTGTGCGTGCGACAGTGCTTTATGACGCCCCCGGGCCCAACGCTTTACGTAGAAACGCACTATATACGGTTCTTACTGTCATAGTAGCTATTGCTCTTATCGGCTGGGTGTTGGTTGCCCTGCACTCTAAAGGACAGCTCGATGCTGTGAAGTGGGCTCCTTTTATAGACCCAAGGACATGGAATACTTATTTGCTTCCTGGCCTTGTTGGGACGCTTAAATCGGCGTTTTCCTCTGTGATTCTTGCAATCATTTTAGGGGTGCTACTCGGACTGGGGAGGCTCTCCAGACGCCGATCGCTCCGCTGGATATGCGCGGCGATAACAGAATTTTTCCGGGCAGTTCCGGTGCTACTGCTGATTATTTTTAGCTATCAAGCACTTGCAATGTACAAAGTAGTGCCGCCGCGGGAGCTGGCATTCACCGCAGTGGTGTTTAGTTTGACCATGTATAACGGGGCCGTTATTGCCGAAATTCTGCGTGCCGGAATCCGCGCCCTTCCTAGGGGTCAAACAGAGGCTGCGCAAGCGCTAGGGCTGGGGCACTGGCAAACGATGCAGAAGATCCTTTTGCCTCAGGCGGTAGCTGCGATGCTTCCAGCGCTTATCGCTCAGGCTGTTATTGCGCTTAAAGACTCCGCGTTGGGTTATCAGATTGGTTATGTGGAGATTGTTCGCCAAGGAATCCAGTCATCGGCGACCAATAGGAATTATTTGCCGTCGTTGATAGTTGTCGCGATTCTCATGATTCTTATTAATTATTCCCTGACAGTGCTAGCGGAACGCGTTGAGCGCCAGCTCCGCGCAGGCAGAGCCCGCCGCAATATATTGGCCAAAGTTCCGGAACATCCGCACCAGGGGCTCACTACTAAAGACAATGCTTATGCCGATTGGCATGACCCAGGGCATCAGGAGATCAAAAATCCAGCTGAATAA
- the mscL gene encoding large conductance mechanosensitive channel protein MscL, translating to MLKGFKDFILRGNVVELAVAVVIGTAFTAIVTAFTNHLINPLIASLGGADVSGLGFHIRSGNEATFLDFGAVITAAINFLIIAAVVYFILVAPMNKLNEMAARRKGIQEEKEAPASIEAELLEEIRDLLKTQRNGNFLSE from the coding sequence ATGCTCAAAGGTTTTAAAGACTTTATTCTCCGTGGAAACGTAGTCGAGTTGGCAGTCGCTGTTGTCATCGGCACTGCGTTCACCGCAATCGTTACTGCATTTACCAATCACTTGATCAACCCCTTGATCGCCTCCCTCGGTGGTGCAGATGTTTCGGGTCTCGGCTTCCACATCCGCTCCGGCAATGAGGCCACTTTCCTAGACTTCGGCGCTGTTATCACCGCAGCAATTAACTTCCTCATCATTGCAGCAGTTGTGTACTTCATACTTGTTGCTCCTATGAACAAGCTCAATGAGATGGCAGCTAGGCGCAAAGGCATCCAAGAAGAAAAAGAGGCTCCAGCTTCTATCGAGGCAGAGCTGCTTGAAGAGATCCGTGATCTATTGAAAACCCAAAGAAACGGTAATTTTCTAAGCGAGTAG
- the rpmB gene encoding 50S ribosomal protein L28 produces MSAICQVTGRKPGYGKSVSHSHRRTSRRWNPNVQRRKFYLPSEGRTITLNVSTKGLKVIDRDGIESVVAKIRARGEKI; encoded by the coding sequence ATGTCGGCTATTTGCCAGGTTACGGGACGCAAGCCGGGTTACGGCAAGTCGGTCTCGCACTCGCACCGACGCACGTCTCGCCGTTGGAACCCCAACGTGCAGCGTCGTAAGTTCTACCTGCCCTCTGAGGGCCGTACCATCACCCTGAATGTTTCCACCAAGGGCCTTAAGGTCATCGACCGCGATGGCATTGAGTCCGTGGTTGCAAAGATTCGCGCACGTGGGGAGAAGATCTAA
- the rpmF gene encoding 50S ribosomal protein L32, which yields MAVPKRRMSRANTHSRRSQWKADNVALQEVKIDGQTVRIPRRLVKAAQLGLVEVEQF from the coding sequence ATGGCAGTACCAAAGCGTCGTATGTCCCGCGCAAATACGCACTCTCGTCGTTCCCAGTGGAAAGCTGATAACGTTGCTCTTCAGGAAGTGAAGATCGACGGCCAGACCGTGCGTATCCCGCGCCGTCTGGTAAAAGCAGCTCAGCTTGGTCTCGTTGAGGTTGAGCAGTTCTAG